The following proteins come from a genomic window of Phacochoerus africanus isolate WHEZ1 chromosome 9, ROS_Pafr_v1, whole genome shotgun sequence:
- the PPP1R3G gene encoding protein phosphatase 1 regulatory subunit 3G: MEPRGVELLSLEALGPVPFEDTPPAEEPPAPGVLSTDGGGDGGGTSKVPNPDAEPLLPQEEAALREQEELLESRRRRRARSFSLPADPILQAAKFLQQQPPPALGTGAEGSERAEGALRSPGSCCAKCKKRVQFADALGLSLASVKHFSETEEPQVPPAVLSRFRSFPARAEDLEQLPSLLAAAAAAAAPLPAPSPRLQPLFELPEPSAVAERLRRQRVCLERVHCSEPGGVEVTGSGRVLGCPGPRAVAVRYTFTEWRSFLDVPAELRPEPGEPPPVAPSGGPGDAEDEPGAERFHFALCLPPGLLPKEGEDADAPGVAVHFAVCYRCAQGEYWDNNAGANYTLRYVRPADAL, encoded by the coding sequence ATGGAGCCCCGCGGGGTGGAGCTGCTAAGTTTGGAGGCTCTGGGACCTGTGCCCTTTGAAGACACCCCGCCAGCCGAGGAGCCGCCTGCCCCGGGGGTCCTCAGCACGGACGGTGGCGGGGACGGCGGCGGCACGTCGAAGGTCCCGAACCCCGACGCCGAGCCCCTGCTCCCTCAGGAAGAGGCTGCCCTCCGGGAACAGGAGGAGCTGCTGGAGAGCCGTCGCCGCCGCCGCGCGCGCTCCTTCTCTCTGCCCGCCGACCCGATCCTGCAGGCGGCCAAGTTCCTgcagcagcagccgccgccgGCCCTGGGGACGGGCGCAGAGGGCAGCGAGAGGGCCGAAGGTGCGCTGCGCAGCCCGGGCAGCTGCTGCGCCAAGTGCAAGAAACGGGTGCAGTTCGCGGACGCGCTGGGGCTGAGCCTGGCCAGCGTGAAGCACTTCAGCGAGACCGAGGAGCCGCAGGTGCCACCTGCCGTGCTCTCCCGCTTCCGCAGTTTCCCAGCGCGCGCAGAGGACCTGGAGCAACTTCCGAGCCTCctggccgcggcggcggcggcggccgcgccCCTGCCAGCGCCGTCTCCCCGGCTACAGCCTCTCTTCGAGCTTCCCGAACCGAGCGCCGTGGCCGAGCGCCTGCGGCGGCAGCGCGTGTGCCTAGAGCGCGTGCACTGCTCGGAGCCCGGGGGCGTCGAGGTGACCGGCTCCGGCCGGGTGCTGGGCTGCCCTGGGCCGCGCGCCGTGGCTGTGCGCTACACCTTCACCGAGTGGCGCTCCTTCCTGGACGTGCCGGCCGAGCTGAGGCCGGAGCCGGGGGAGCCTCCGCCGGTGGCGCCGTCGGGGGGCCCCGGGGACGCCGAGGACGAGCCCGGCGCCGAACGCTTCCACTTCGCGCTGTGCCTGCCCCCGGGCCTGCTGCCCAAGGAGGGGGAGGACGCGGACGCGCCGGGCGTCGCCGTCCACTTCGCCGTGTGCTACCGCTGCGCCCAGGGCGAGTACTGGGACAACAATGCGGGGGCCAACTACACGCTGCGCTACGTGCGCCCCGCTGATGCGCTCTGA